A region from the Sutcliffiella horikoshii genome encodes:
- a CDS encoding sensor histidine kinase, which translates to MSRKVINSKQLDMIIEQMVKTVEVSKDEIFEIGESSRKEFENLGKELNAVKLEVAQLIHKQDKLEVQVRHARNRLSEVSRQFKNYTEDQIRQAYDHAHELQLELHTISQKEAQLRNRRNEIERRLLNLEETITKADRLVSQVSVILNYVTGDLQQVGQMIADASEKRDFGFKIMEAQEEERRRLSREIHDGPAQMLANVMMRSDLIDRTFRERGPGEALSEIRSLKVMVRSALYEVRRIIYDLRPMALDDLGLVPTLKKYISTIEDYHNGYPQIEFMNLGVEHRISSNLEVAVFRLVQESLTNAIKHAEASSIYVKLEVKPTHIIVIVKDDGVGFDTTEKKEKSFGLIGMRERVELISGEMDIQSSSGKGTTVFIKIPLG; encoded by the coding sequence ATGTCTCGGAAAGTTATAAACTCTAAACAATTAGACATGATTATTGAACAGATGGTGAAAACCGTTGAAGTGAGTAAGGACGAGATTTTTGAAATCGGGGAAAGCTCCCGCAAGGAATTTGAGAACCTCGGAAAAGAATTGAATGCGGTCAAGCTGGAAGTGGCACAGCTTATCCATAAACAGGACAAGCTGGAGGTTCAGGTCCGGCATGCAAGAAACCGTCTTTCAGAAGTGAGCAGACAGTTTAAAAATTATACAGAAGATCAAATTAGACAAGCATATGACCATGCACATGAGCTGCAACTGGAGCTTCATACAATTTCGCAAAAAGAGGCCCAGCTTCGCAACCGAAGAAATGAGATTGAACGCAGGCTTTTGAATCTTGAAGAAACCATTACGAAAGCAGATCGCCTTGTTAGTCAAGTGTCCGTGATTTTAAATTACGTCACAGGAGATCTTCAGCAAGTAGGCCAGATGATTGCCGATGCCTCTGAGAAACGTGATTTTGGCTTTAAAATCATGGAAGCGCAAGAGGAGGAACGCAGGCGTCTTTCTCGAGAGATTCATGATGGACCGGCGCAAATGCTGGCCAATGTGATGATGCGCTCCGATTTGATTGACCGGACTTTCCGGGAGCGGGGCCCTGGGGAAGCTCTTTCAGAGATCCGCTCCCTGAAAGTAATGGTGCGCTCCGCTCTATATGAAGTGCGAAGGATTATTTACGACCTTCGACCAATGGCACTCGACGATCTTGGGTTAGTGCCTACTTTAAAGAAATATATTTCGACTATCGAGGATTATCATAATGGATATCCGCAGATTGAATTTATGAACCTCGGAGTGGAACACCGTATTTCCTCGAACCTTGAGGTAGCAGTGTTCCGTCTTGTACAGGAGTCGCTGACAAATGCCATAAAGCATGCTGAGGCAAGCTCCATCTATGTAAAATTAGAAGTGAAACCTACCCATATCATTGTCATTGTAAAAGATGACGGAGTAGGATTTGATACGACAGAAAAAAAAGAAAAGTCGTTTGGTTTAATTGGAATGAGAGAAAGAGTGGAACTGATCAGCGGAGAAATGGACATCCAATCCTCCTCTGGCAAAGGAACCACCGTCTTCATCAAAATTCCGTTAGGCTAA
- a CDS encoding YigZ family protein, producing the protein MLSHYYTVKGQGEHEITIQKSRFIAHIARATTEEEAQSFIQEIKKKHWDATHNCSAYMIGENNQIQKANDDGEPSGTAGVPILEVLKKKDLKDTVVVITRYFGGIKLGAGGLIRAYGKATSEGIAATGMVERKLVQIMHTNVEYTLLGKIENELRSSAIHLLKNIHYLEDVTFDVYVEEDKCQAYLEWMIDLTNGKAETTPGDRLYLEQDV; encoded by the coding sequence TTGCTATCTCACTACTATACCGTAAAAGGCCAAGGAGAGCATGAAATTACCATTCAAAAATCAAGATTCATCGCTCACATAGCCCGTGCAACAACTGAAGAAGAAGCCCAAAGCTTCATCCAAGAGATAAAAAAGAAGCACTGGGATGCAACCCACAACTGCTCTGCCTATATGATCGGAGAAAATAATCAGATTCAAAAGGCCAACGACGACGGTGAACCAAGCGGCACTGCAGGCGTTCCCATCCTCGAAGTCCTTAAGAAAAAAGATCTAAAAGACACTGTAGTAGTCATTACCCGATATTTCGGCGGCATTAAACTAGGTGCAGGAGGACTTATCCGCGCTTACGGAAAAGCCACTTCAGAAGGAATTGCTGCAACAGGAATGGTAGAACGAAAATTAGTGCAAATTATGCATACAAACGTCGAGTACACATTACTAGGAAAAATAGAAAATGAATTACGTTCTTCAGCCATACACCTCTTGAAAAACATTCATTATCTCGAGGACGTAACGTTTGACGTGTATGTCGAAGAAGATAAATGTCAGGCTTACCTGGAATGGATGATAGACCTAACAAATGGAAAAGCAGAAACCACTCCTGGAGATCGTCTATACCTTGAACAGGACGTGTAA
- a CDS encoding LCP family protein, translating into MVNSRYEKKKRKGKRLKRVLLVFLTLFLAVVAYGGYLLFETYQAANNAYTELDREKSKYRDKEVEINKDPFSVLIMGIEDYSSGGENGRTDTLIVATLNPKEKTMKLLSIPRDTLVYYEHLGYESRINHAHAYGGKEMTIEKVEELLEVPIDYYSTVNFEGFKNVIDIIGGVEVEVPFDFTEKSDVDNSLLQFTEGPMNLDGEEALAYARMRKQDPRGDFGRNDRQKQIIQAAMSEMLKPGNLLKVDDIAKEMGDNVQTNIRVSEGIGLSKLYAGFNSSSMENVTLEGSDDTSTGAYYFIPYEESILEVRSILKQHLEIEDATAQTEETTE; encoded by the coding sequence TTGGTTAATTCTAGATATGAAAAGAAAAAGAGGAAAGGGAAAAGGTTAAAAAGAGTACTACTCGTCTTTTTAACACTTTTCTTAGCTGTAGTTGCATACGGTGGCTACCTTTTGTTTGAAACATACCAAGCCGCAAATAATGCTTATACAGAGTTGGACAGAGAAAAATCTAAGTATCGGGACAAAGAGGTGGAAATTAACAAAGATCCATTCTCCGTCTTAATTATGGGAATAGAGGATTACTCTTCCGGAGGAGAAAACGGCCGTACAGATACTTTGATTGTCGCAACACTGAATCCAAAAGAAAAAACAATGAAATTATTAAGTATCCCTCGTGATACTTTAGTGTATTATGAGCATCTTGGATATGAATCAAGGATAAACCATGCTCATGCATATGGCGGAAAAGAAATGACAATTGAAAAAGTGGAAGAATTACTTGAGGTTCCAATCGATTACTATTCAACTGTTAACTTTGAAGGTTTTAAGAATGTAATTGACATTATTGGCGGAGTAGAAGTAGAAGTACCTTTCGACTTTACAGAAAAATCTGATGTAGATAATTCCCTTCTTCAGTTTACAGAAGGTCCTATGAACTTAGACGGTGAGGAAGCTCTTGCATATGCTCGTATGAGAAAGCAGGATCCTCGTGGAGACTTTGGCCGTAATGATAGACAGAAACAGATTATCCAGGCTGCAATGAGCGAAATGCTTAAGCCTGGAAACCTGTTAAAAGTGGATGACATCGCAAAGGAAATGGGCGATAATGTACAAACTAACATTCGAGTTTCAGAAGGAATCGGTTTAAGCAAATTGTATGCAGGCTTTAATTCGTCTAGCATGGAAAACGTAACGCTTGAAGGTTCGGATGATACAAGTACAGGAGCATACTATTTTATTCCTTATGAGGAGAGTATTTTGGAAGTGAGAAGTATTCTTAAACAGCATCTCGAGATTGAAGATGCTACTGCCCAGACAGAAGAAACGACTGAATAA
- a CDS encoding glycosyltransferase family 4 protein: protein MDIQLILAFVVSFITVLVITPLVIKFAHYIGATDKPNHRKVHQKIMPRLGGLAIFIGVVVGYIFVGLYDQRITGITIGALIIVLIGIFDDKYELKARTKLLGQIAAAGVIVYTGLKIDFITIPFIVERLELGWLSIPITILWIVGITNAINLIDGLDGLAAGISTIAIGTIAVIAGLGGKELILTLSLIILGSTIGFLFYNFHPAKIFMGDTGALFLGYCISVLSLLGLYKSVTLFSFVIPIIILGVPVFDTAFAIIRRILNKQPISAPDKSHLHHRLLASGLSHRNTVLVIYGFGIIFAACAIFLTSATIWGTILITVLLIILIQFIAELVGIFNGQNKPFMKFYRKVFGRH, encoded by the coding sequence ATGGATATACAACTAATACTCGCTTTCGTAGTGTCATTCATCACTGTCCTCGTTATCACGCCATTGGTCATAAAATTCGCTCATTATATTGGAGCAACCGATAAACCGAACCATCGTAAAGTCCACCAGAAGATCATGCCTCGCTTAGGAGGTCTCGCCATCTTCATTGGTGTTGTTGTAGGATATATATTTGTTGGTCTTTATGACCAAAGAATCACCGGAATTACCATTGGAGCATTGATTATCGTCCTGATTGGAATCTTTGATGATAAATATGAACTAAAAGCGAGAACAAAACTTCTTGGCCAAATTGCAGCAGCAGGTGTTATCGTTTATACAGGCCTTAAAATTGACTTCATTACCATTCCGTTCATCGTAGAACGCCTTGAATTAGGCTGGTTGTCCATCCCTATCACGATTCTTTGGATTGTCGGAATCACAAATGCGATCAACCTAATTGACGGGTTGGATGGGCTTGCGGCAGGTATCTCCACTATTGCCATTGGCACCATTGCAGTAATTGCAGGTCTCGGCGGTAAAGAGTTAATCTTGACCCTATCCCTTATTATCTTGGGTAGCACCATTGGCTTCCTGTTTTATAATTTCCACCCAGCCAAAATTTTCATGGGAGATACCGGGGCATTGTTTTTAGGTTATTGCATTTCCGTATTATCACTACTGGGGCTATATAAAAGTGTGACACTTTTCAGTTTTGTCATCCCGATTATTATCCTCGGTGTGCCAGTATTCGATACAGCATTTGCAATTATTCGCCGAATCTTGAACAAGCAACCAATTTCAGCACCTGATAAAAGTCATTTACATCACAGGTTGCTTGCTTCCGGTTTGTCCCATAGGAATACGGTGCTTGTCATTTACGGATTTGGTATCATCTTTGCAGCATGTGCAATCTTCCTAACTTCTGCGACCATCTGGGGTACGATTTTAATTACCGTACTGCTTATCATCTTAATCCAGTTTATTGCAGAACTTGTAGGCATCTTTAATGGACAGAACAAGCCGTTTATGAAGTTCTACAGGAAAGTATTTGGAAGACATTAA
- a CDS encoding S8 family serine peptidase has translation MKKSLSFMLVMLLCLTPLIEKEVVHASQEENMRIIVKYKENGNYSFSKVKPQIKNIKKKDFSKIKKELESQEEVEYVEEDSFFYYTSTTTNTDDPHYPYQRDYLQVMNVQEAWSGYVQSYKPVVAVLDSGIDLHHLDLKENIVKPYNVLSPSSMPVDEIGHGTHVAGIVGAKTNNGSGIVSIVKDTHIMPIKVGDRQGAFASDIASGVDYAIENGADIINISIAGPKQNNTLKEAIDKAINSGVMVVAAAGNNSSDTVEYPAGYPGVMSVGASSLTGELADFSNFGDSVSVVAPGVEIFSTLPATFSTSISGYGKMSGTSMAAPLVSSQAAMLKSTDKNLTGRQLKEIIEKSSKNVLDFPVRLGQVNAADSLQYYHGKNRISGKNSLETSVEVAKRGWDTVSSSTLTNGNRVLKGRFAIISSNKTFADSLSVIPLAYKINSPIFLSEKNYLPQATISSMKEMGVDHVIVVGGEQAISKSVEDKLNTNGLKSTRISGQTRYDTAVEISKFVAKDNGEVMIVNGKSFPDALSASVEAAKRSMPIVFVEETWVPSATRDFLELHDFTNKYIVGGTKPISNSVQKSLAATRISGSNRYKTNIAVAEYFNSSYDGYYFATGADFKDALTGGLLAAKQGKALMLVRPSNIDSATKNYLEKRNHKEFEILGGRQAVHSNVLWNIDNILLGK, from the coding sequence ATGAAGAAAAGCCTTAGTTTTATGCTCGTAATGCTCTTGTGCCTTACCCCTCTTATCGAAAAAGAGGTTGTACATGCTTCTCAAGAAGAAAACATGAGGATAATTGTCAAATATAAAGAAAATGGCAATTATTCTTTTAGCAAAGTAAAACCACAAATAAAAAACATTAAAAAGAAAGACTTCAGTAAAATAAAAAAGGAGCTTGAAAGCCAAGAGGAAGTGGAATATGTAGAAGAAGACAGCTTCTTCTATTATACAAGCACAACTACCAATACAGACGACCCCCACTATCCATACCAAAGAGATTACTTACAAGTAATGAATGTGCAGGAAGCATGGTCTGGATACGTGCAAAGCTATAAGCCAGTCGTTGCTGTGCTTGATTCGGGGATAGACCTTCACCATCTTGATCTGAAAGAAAACATAGTTAAACCTTACAATGTTTTATCACCAAGCAGCATGCCAGTTGATGAAATTGGACATGGCACACATGTAGCAGGTATTGTTGGGGCCAAAACAAATAATGGAAGCGGCATTGTATCAATAGTAAAAGATACCCACATAATGCCAATTAAGGTAGGAGATCGCCAAGGTGCTTTTGCCTCTGATATTGCATCCGGAGTTGATTATGCAATCGAAAATGGAGCAGACATCATAAACATCAGTATTGCTGGTCCAAAACAGAACAATACATTGAAAGAGGCGATTGATAAGGCTATAAATAGTGGCGTCATGGTAGTGGCCGCGGCCGGAAATAATTCATCTGATACAGTGGAGTATCCAGCAGGCTATCCAGGAGTTATGTCTGTAGGTGCATCTAGTTTAACAGGAGAATTGGCTGATTTTTCAAACTTCGGCGACTCCGTTTCAGTAGTTGCACCTGGTGTTGAAATATTTAGCACATTGCCTGCTACTTTTTCAACTAGTATAAGTGGGTACGGAAAAATGAGCGGTACAAGTATGGCTGCTCCTTTAGTTTCCTCACAGGCAGCTATGTTGAAAAGTACAGATAAGAATTTAACAGGTCGACAGTTAAAGGAAATCATAGAGAAATCAAGTAAAAACGTATTAGACTTTCCTGTACGACTTGGCCAAGTAAATGCGGCAGACTCCCTTCAGTATTATCATGGGAAAAACAGGATTTCAGGCAAGAATTCCTTGGAAACATCAGTGGAAGTTGCCAAAAGAGGGTGGGATACTGTATCTTCATCCACATTGACAAATGGTAACCGTGTTTTAAAAGGTAGGTTCGCGATTATATCCAGCAACAAAACGTTTGCAGACAGCCTTTCAGTCATTCCTTTGGCTTATAAAATCAACAGTCCTATTTTCTTATCAGAGAAGAACTATCTGCCACAGGCAACCATCTCCTCTATGAAAGAAATGGGTGTGGACCATGTTATTGTAGTCGGTGGGGAACAGGCAATCAGTAAAAGTGTAGAGGATAAATTAAATACTAATGGATTGAAATCAACGAGGATTTCAGGGCAGACGCGTTATGATACGGCTGTGGAAATAAGTAAGTTTGTAGCGAAAGATAATGGGGAAGTAATGATAGTGAATGGTAAGAGCTTTCCAGATGCATTGTCTGCTTCAGTCGAAGCTGCAAAGAGAAGTATGCCAATTGTGTTTGTAGAAGAAACATGGGTCCCAAGTGCTACAAGGGATTTCCTTGAATTACATGATTTTACGAATAAATACATTGTTGGTGGAACTAAACCCATTAGTAATTCTGTTCAAAAAAGCTTAGCAGCTACACGGATTTCGGGCTCAAATCGATATAAAACCAATATTGCGGTTGCCGAGTACTTTAATTCGTCCTATGATGGCTACTATTTTGCCACAGGAGCAGACTTTAAAGACGCCTTAACAGGTGGATTGCTAGCTGCGAAGCAAGGGAAAGCCTTAATGCTTGTCCGTCCTTCAAATATTGATTCTGCAACAAAGAACTATCTTGAAAAACGTAACCATAAAGAATTTGAAATACTGGGTGGCAGACAGGCAGTTCATTCCAACGTATTGTGGAATATTGACAACATTCTTTTGGGCAAATAA
- a CDS encoding glycosyltransferase family A protein has protein sequence MNNVSVIIPTHNRPQLLLLALQSIEEQTEKPDEVMVVMDGEDRQTERFLNEFNSEHFTYRYLKIPKSKGACYARNLGAENASGDILMFLDDDDTWEPEKIKSQLQQFKLNEQVGLVYSGKLVVYNTNRKKVIRMIPATVQGNLYPKIFEDNYIGTTSSVAVKKDVFQQAGGFDNNLPAMQDYDLWIRCCERTQVAHDNQYNVRYTIAKNAANQISGKSENHHRALNYLFKKYREVLEGKSSLLQRRFKSSRFLHLAKAVHRNNYFYSLKYSFKSLFYYPNIKAVALLLPPFLLSVVSLFQPGRRN, from the coding sequence ATGAATAATGTATCTGTCATCATCCCTACACATAATAGACCGCAGCTTTTGCTTCTGGCCTTGCAAAGTATAGAGGAGCAAACGGAAAAGCCGGACGAAGTTATGGTGGTTATGGATGGTGAGGACAGACAAACTGAACGTTTCTTGAACGAATTTAACAGTGAACACTTTACGTACCGATACCTTAAAATACCTAAGAGTAAAGGTGCTTGCTATGCACGAAATCTTGGGGCAGAAAATGCTTCGGGGGATATTTTGATGTTTTTGGACGATGATGATACATGGGAACCTGAAAAAATAAAAAGCCAGCTTCAACAGTTTAAGTTGAATGAACAAGTTGGACTGGTGTATTCGGGGAAGTTAGTTGTTTATAATACGAACCGTAAAAAAGTGATAAGAATGATTCCCGCTACGGTTCAAGGGAACCTGTATCCAAAAATATTCGAAGATAACTATATCGGTACGACATCATCCGTTGCAGTAAAAAAAGATGTTTTCCAACAGGCTGGTGGTTTTGATAATAATCTGCCCGCTATGCAAGACTATGACCTATGGATAAGGTGTTGTGAACGTACACAAGTAGCGCATGATAATCAATATAATGTCAGATATACCATCGCTAAAAATGCAGCCAATCAGATTAGTGGAAAAAGCGAGAATCACCACAGGGCTTTAAACTATCTTTTTAAAAAATATCGTGAAGTTTTAGAGGGAAAATCCTCTTTACTACAAAGAAGATTTAAGTCATCTAGATTCTTACATCTAGCAAAGGCTGTTCACCGGAATAATTACTTTTATTCGTTGAAGTATTCGTTTAAAAGCTTATTCTATTATCCAAATATTAAAGCGGTAGCATTGTTATTACCTCCGTTTTTATTGTCAGTAGTTTCGTTATTCCAACCAGGAAGACGTAACTGA
- a CDS encoding glycosyltransferase, translated as MHIALFIPVLTFGGAEKVVITLANGLAEKGHKVDLILIKREGQLLHTVSDKVRLVPLGSKKTFLSVWKLRHYLQENRPDVLLSGLDNANIVSSLAMSVAKVNTKHIIALHTNLKQSYLRPRTKLHRFYPFIMRKLFPNADHFVAVSECVAKQSGNFLGLTNDRIKVIYNPVINGKIKEKALETVDNPWLNDPNFFTMVAAGRIFEAKDYPTMLRAFAKVLQEAPYARLIILGDGKQTIRREMEAIISKEKMNHAVELRGFVHNPYAYINKASLFVLSSKWEGFGNVLVEALYLGKQVISTACDCGPDEILQKGKFGSLVPVGKPDELAKAMIDKIKVKSYRDNEALSLHLKQMEDKYVVSKYEEFLQQRVEETKG; from the coding sequence ATGCATATTGCTTTGTTTATTCCTGTACTAACCTTTGGCGGAGCAGAGAAAGTGGTCATCACTTTAGCAAACGGGTTGGCAGAAAAGGGGCATAAAGTAGATTTGATCCTTATCAAACGCGAGGGTCAGCTTTTACATACAGTTTCAGATAAGGTACGACTTGTACCGCTTGGATCTAAAAAGACTTTTCTTAGTGTATGGAAGTTGCGACATTATTTGCAGGAAAATAGGCCAGATGTACTTTTGTCAGGGCTTGATAATGCCAATATCGTTTCGAGCCTTGCGATGAGTGTTGCAAAAGTAAATACAAAACATATTATTGCACTGCATACAAACTTGAAGCAGTCCTACTTACGCCCAAGAACAAAACTGCACCGCTTTTATCCATTTATCATGCGGAAACTGTTCCCTAATGCGGATCATTTTGTGGCAGTTTCCGAGTGTGTGGCAAAACAATCGGGTAACTTTTTAGGGCTGACAAATGATAGAATAAAAGTAATCTATAATCCTGTCATTAATGGTAAAATAAAGGAGAAAGCGCTCGAAACAGTTGATAACCCATGGTTGAATGATCCTAACTTTTTTACAATGGTTGCAGCAGGGAGGATCTTTGAAGCAAAAGACTATCCTACCATGTTAAGAGCGTTTGCTAAGGTTCTCCAAGAAGCCCCATATGCACGTCTAATTATTTTGGGAGACGGGAAGCAGACGATAAGGAGAGAAATGGAGGCTATCATCTCCAAGGAGAAGATGAATCATGCGGTAGAACTACGCGGGTTTGTCCATAATCCTTATGCTTATATAAATAAGGCCTCCTTGTTTGTATTAAGTTCAAAATGGGAAGGCTTCGGCAATGTACTTGTAGAGGCCCTTTATTTAGGCAAGCAGGTCATTTCGACTGCATGTGACTGTGGTCCTGACGAAATTCTTCAAAAAGGGAAATTCGGTTCGCTCGTACCGGTTGGAAAACCAGACGAGTTGGCTAAGGCTATGATAGATAAGATAAAAGTTAAAAGTTATAGAGATAATGAGGCCCTCTCCCTACATTTAAAGCAAATGGAGGATAAGTATGTTGTCTCCAAATATGAAGAGTTTTTACAACAGAGGGTAGAAGAAACGAAGGGTTAG